From Sphingobacterium bambusae:
CAACATGTTTTCACTGATAATATTCGGCCCTATACTCGAACAAACATTAGGATCCAAAAGGTTTATCAATTTCTACCTTGTATGTGGTCTAGGCGCGCTGCTATTACATTTTTCCGTGGATGCGTTACGTGTTTTCCAGGCAACCGGCACCTTGTTCCCTTATCGTACTGGACAAGTAATTACGGGCGTTGATGAAATTTATCTAAGCCCCATTTTAGGGGCGTCCGGTTCGGTATTCGGTATTTTGCTTGGGTTTGCATACCTCTACCCAAACATGCGCCTGATGCTCCTTTTTCCACCAATACCCATCAAGGCAAAATACTTAGTTGGTGGGTTGATCGTTATTGAATTGTATATGGTAATCACCAAATCAGGAGGGAACATTGCCCATATGGCGCACATAGGTGGGGCTCTTTTTGCTTATTTGATGATGAAATTATGGGGCATTCGTAAAGGTTATTAATATTGAACATGAAAGAAAGCGCGTTAAAGACATTTTGGCGGGACACCTATCAGGGTCAATCACCTGTACCTTTTATTATTTCGGTGCAGGTTCTTCTGTTTGTGCTCATCCATCTTTTTGAACTGATCCAAGATATTGGGCTGGTCAATTTCTCTTTATACAACTATGTGAGCAATGAGCTTACGCTACCGCTTTCTTTTCTCCAGTTTATAGAGCAACCTTGGAGCCTACTTAGTTACTCTTTTGTATATACGGGCTTGCTCAGTCTTATTTTCGACTGCCTGTGGCTATTTTGGATGGGCAACACCTTTCTTAACTTCTTAAACAGAAGGCAATTTTTGTTTGTTTACATCTCATCTATTCTCGTTGGCGGGCTCATTTATCCGGCATTAGGTATGATTCCTGTGTTTCAACATAGTACGCAGCTGTCCTTTCAAGGCGCATCGTTTGCATTAGGGGCGCTCGTTGCCTCAATAGCCACCTTGGTACCTCGCTCGGAAATCCGCCTCATTCTGTTTGGCAATGTTTCCTTGAAAAATATCGCGCTGGTATACGTCGTACTTTCTGTAATATTCATCGGACTAGTCAATAAGGCCGGCGCAATTACCTTTCTGTTTATTGCCCTTTGGGGACTTCTCTTCACGCGAGCACTGCAACAGGGCAATGACTTCAGCTTATTTTTCCAACTACGGAAACGCTCCAAATTGAAAGTCGTATATAAAGGGAAAGTATCCAAATCTACATATACATACAGACACCAGTCAGACCTGCCCAACCAAGAAGAGATCGATGAAATTTTGGATAAAATTTCAGTAGAAGGCTACGAAAGCTTAACTTCACAAGAAAAAGAAGTGCTTTTCAAAGCAAGTAAAGACGAGCAGTAACATGGCAAAGAAGAATATTTTCAGGAGCGACCTGGGATTTTTTAGTAAGACAGTATTTATTTGCAATATTATTGCGATACTCCTGTTACTGCTAAGCTATGCTGCGGCCTACATCAATCCGAAAATCATTTGGCCCATTGCTTTTTTCGGATTGGGATACCTGCCGATCCTTC
This genomic window contains:
- a CDS encoding rhomboid family intramembrane serine protease, which produces MFSNLTTVVKNLLIANVIFFIGSQLIPQVAYTYLPAFYPDSPHFYIWQVITYMFMHADFGHIFFNMFSLIIFGPILEQTLGSKRFINFYLVCGLGALLLHFSVDALRVFQATGTLFPYRTGQVITGVDEIYLSPILGASGSVFGILLGFAYLYPNMRLMLLFPPIPIKAKYLVGGLIVIELYMVITKSGGNIAHMAHIGGALFAYLMMKLWGIRKGY
- a CDS encoding rhomboid family intramembrane serine protease, giving the protein MKESALKTFWRDTYQGQSPVPFIISVQVLLFVLIHLFELIQDIGLVNFSLYNYVSNELTLPLSFLQFIEQPWSLLSYSFVYTGLLSLIFDCLWLFWMGNTFLNFLNRRQFLFVYISSILVGGLIYPALGMIPVFQHSTQLSFQGASFALGALVASIATLVPRSEIRLILFGNVSLKNIALVYVVLSVIFIGLVNKAGAITFLFIALWGLLFTRALQQGNDFSLFFQLRKRSKLKVVYKGKVSKSTYTYRHQSDLPNQEEIDEILDKISVEGYESLTSQEKEVLFKASKDEQ